One segment of Rosa chinensis cultivar Old Blush chromosome 6, RchiOBHm-V2, whole genome shotgun sequence DNA contains the following:
- the LOC112169644 gene encoding uncharacterized protein LOC112169644, which produces MQGGCIADIGSCETGFDSASGSVRTKKFRTKGSGLADRKGEKNKAMPRAPSIRCSSIDEALSLSSRARCNKG; this is translated from the coding sequence ATGCAAGGAGGATGTATAGCTGATATAGGATCTTGTGAAACAGGATTTGATTCTGCAAGCGGTTCGGTACGAACGAAGAAATTTCGAACAAAAGGATCGGGACTCGCTGATAGGAAAGGAGAGAAAAACAAAGCAATGCCAAGAGCTCCGTCAATCCGCTGTTCATCGATAGACGAAGCTCTCTCTTTATCATCTCGTGCCAGATGTAACAAAGGATGA